A DNA window from Ornithobacterium rhinotracheale DSM 15997 contains the following coding sequences:
- a CDS encoding GH3 auxin-responsive promoter family protein: protein MLKSFIAKYLAKFITKKEDKWQANAEQAQQKLFLAMVKKAQNTEFGKIHHFREIKTIKDFQERVPLQDYETLKSYIDQIVEGKENVLWPGKPLYFAKTSGTTSGTKYIPISKESMPYHIEAARNALLYYIKNSQNANFVNGKMIFLQGSPELEEKNGIKVGRLSGISAHFVPNYLQKNRMPSWETNCIEDWETKVDKIVEETKHENMTLIGGIPPWLIMYFERLQEKTGKKIKQIFPNLQLIVTGGVNYEPYRQKMNELLGGAVDVIQTYPASEGFIAYQNQLNSEELLLLLDKDIFYEFVPVDEIGNENPTRLTIGEVELNKNYAVIMSTMAGLWAYSIGDTVKFVSKNPYKIVVSGRIKHYTSAFGEHVIGQEVEKALENTLKEFPALVTEFHVAPEVAPEQGLPYHEWLIEFEQKPENMEQFAEKLNQEMCAQNVYYDDLIQGKILRPLVLTTIQKSGFNEYMKTQGKLGGQNKVPRLANDRKLAEPLKQWAE from the coding sequence ATGTTGAAATCTTTTATTGCAAAATATTTAGCTAAATTCATTACTAAAAAAGAAGATAAATGGCAGGCTAATGCCGAGCAAGCCCAGCAAAAGCTTTTTTTAGCCATGGTAAAAAAAGCTCAAAATACCGAATTTGGTAAAATTCATCACTTCAGAGAAATAAAAACCATAAAAGATTTTCAGGAGCGTGTGCCATTGCAAGATTACGAAACGCTTAAAAGCTACATCGACCAAATCGTTGAAGGTAAAGAAAATGTACTCTGGCCAGGCAAGCCGCTTTATTTTGCCAAAACTTCGGGCACCACTTCGGGTACCAAATACATTCCGATTTCCAAAGAATCGATGCCATATCACATAGAGGCGGCAAGAAATGCCTTGCTATATTACATCAAAAATAGCCAAAATGCGAATTTCGTAAATGGAAAAATGATTTTCTTGCAAGGAAGCCCCGAGCTGGAAGAAAAAAACGGCATAAAAGTCGGTAGGCTTTCTGGGATTTCGGCGCATTTTGTCCCCAATTATTTACAAAAAAATAGAATGCCCTCTTGGGAAACCAATTGCATCGAAGATTGGGAAACCAAAGTAGATAAAATCGTGGAAGAAACTAAGCACGAGAATATGACACTCATCGGCGGGATTCCGCCATGGCTGATTATGTATTTTGAACGATTGCAAGAAAAAACGGGCAAAAAAATCAAACAAATATTCCCTAATCTGCAATTGATCGTAACGGGCGGTGTGAATTATGAACCCTACCGACAAAAGATGAACGAGCTTTTGGGCGGAGCGGTGGATGTGATTCAAACTTACCCCGCATCGGAAGGTTTTATTGCCTACCAAAATCAATTAAATTCAGAAGAATTGTTGTTGCTTTTGGATAAAGATATTTTCTACGAATTTGTACCTGTGGATGAGATTGGAAACGAAAATCCGACTCGTTTGACGATTGGCGAAGTAGAGCTCAATAAAAATTACGCCGTGATTATGAGTACCATGGCGGGGCTCTGGGCTTATAGCATAGGTGATACCGTGAAATTTGTGTCTAAAAATCCTTACAAAATTGTGGTTTCTGGCAGAATTAAACATTACACTTCGGCATTTGGAGAGCATGTGATAGGGCAAGAGGTAGAAAAAGCTCTAGAAAATACATTGAAAGAATTTCCAGCCTTGGTAACGGAGTTTCATGTGGCACCCGAAGTGGCGCCAGAGCAGGGCTTGCCATACCACGAATGGCTCATAGAATTTGAGCAAAAACCTGAAAATATGGAACAATTTGCCGAAAAATTAAACCAAGAAATGTGTGCACAAAATGTGTATTATGATGATTTAATTCAAGGCAAAATCTTGCGACCTTTGGTTTTAACAACTATTCAAAAATCGGGATTTAACGAATATATGAAAACCCAAGGAAAACTGGGCGGACAAAACAAAGTACCACGCCTTGCCAATGACCGAAAACTTGCCGAACCTCTAAAACAATGGGCTGAATAA
- a CDS encoding HU family DNA-binding protein, whose translation MSIKYNVIQRRNPSKPGEPQKYYAVVASDGEMDIDQLVKQIEKFSALSEADIRGVIIALENVIQDALAAGKIVRLDKLGSLYATLSSGAADTEKDFHSGLIKKVGVNYRPGKRILDSMKAAGFEKVAKPKA comes from the coding sequence ATGAGCATAAAATACAATGTAATTCAGCGTAGAAACCCAAGCAAGCCAGGGGAGCCACAAAAATACTATGCCGTGGTGGCAAGCGATGGAGAAATGGATATAGACCAGCTCGTTAAGCAAATCGAGAAGTTTTCGGCACTCAGCGAGGCAGATATTCGTGGCGTTATCATTGCGCTAGAGAATGTAATTCAAGACGCCTTGGCAGCGGGCAAAATCGTTCGTTTAGATAAGCTTGGCTCGCTCTATGCCACTTTAAGCAGTGGAGCGGCAGATACAGAGAAAGATTTTCATTCGGGCTTAATCAAAAAGGTAGGCGTAAACTACCGCCCAGGCAAGCGTATCCTAGATAGCATGAAGGCAGCAGGCTTTGAAAAAGTAGCCAAGCCTAAAGCTTAA
- the pnuC gene encoding nicotinamide riboside transporter PnuC has product MDTLYDFFLSPYAEATWQDILLEVTAVIFGLLSVLFARKGNIWVYPTGIISTMIYVYICYTVRYYGDLIINIYYTMMSVYGWILWANISEDSSLKITWCKAKDWAIALAITILSMVFVVGVYIYFDKFESWLNYVDVLTTGLAFGSMWLMAKKKVENWLGWLLTDLISVPLYFAKGLGFTGIQFTIFLILAWQGYQIWKKEANEGRETRKTI; this is encoded by the coding sequence ATGGACACTTTGTACGATTTTTTTCTTTCGCCTTATGCCGAAGCCACTTGGCAAGATATTTTATTAGAAGTTACGGCAGTAATTTTTGGGCTTTTAAGTGTGCTTTTTGCACGAAAGGGTAACATTTGGGTGTATCCTACGGGGATTATTAGCACCATGATTTATGTATATATCTGCTACACGGTAAGGTATTACGGAGATTTAATTATCAATATTTACTATACCATGATGAGCGTGTATGGCTGGATTCTCTGGGCAAATATAAGCGAAGATTCCTCGTTAAAAATCACTTGGTGTAAAGCCAAAGATTGGGCAATTGCACTTGCAATCACGATACTTTCGATGGTGTTTGTGGTGGGCGTGTATATTTATTTCGACAAATTTGAATCTTGGTTAAATTATGTCGATGTGCTTACCACGGGCTTAGCCTTTGGCTCTATGTGGCTGATGGCTAAAAAGAAAGTCGAAAATTGGCTAGGCTGGTTATTGACGGATTTAATCTCTGTGCCGCTGTATTTTGCTAAAGGTTTAGGATTTACGGGCATTCAATTCACAATTTTTCTTATCTTAGCTTGGCAAGGATATCAAATCTGGAAGAAAGAAGCCAATGAAGGAAGAGAAACGAGAAAGACTATTTGA
- a CDS encoding dihydroorotate oxidase, whose amino-acid sequence MDLSTHFAQHQFSNCLMNASGAKCMELDELENLLQSASGAMVTKSTTPAAREGNPSPRYVDLELGSINSMGLPNNGLDFYLDFCLKNEKTKPIFLSLAGICLEDNLAMLQRLQETDGDFIVELNLSCPNIPGKPQTGYDFERTQEVLEKVFAFYTKPLGVKLPPYFDMVHFEQMAAILNQFPLDFVTCINSIGNGLFIDTDSESVVIKPKEGFGGLGGAYVKPTALANVRKFYQLLKPEIAVIGCGGVESGKDVFEHILCGAAMVQVGTQLMKEGTPVFDRLLRELQDIMQAKGYNSISEFKGNLKSL is encoded by the coding sequence ATGGATTTATCGACACACTTTGCACAACATCAATTTTCTAATTGTTTAATGAATGCCTCGGGTGCCAAATGTATGGAACTCGACGAGCTGGAAAATTTACTACAATCCGCTTCGGGCGCGATGGTAACCAAAAGCACCACGCCTGCCGCACGCGAAGGGAACCCAAGCCCACGCTATGTGGATTTGGAATTAGGCAGTATCAATTCAATGGGATTGCCCAATAATGGACTGGATTTTTATTTAGATTTTTGTCTGAAGAACGAAAAGACAAAGCCCATCTTTTTATCGCTAGCGGGAATTTGCCTTGAAGATAATCTTGCCATGCTCCAACGCTTGCAAGAAACCGACGGCGATTTTATCGTAGAGCTAAATCTTTCTTGCCCTAACATTCCTGGCAAGCCACAAACGGGCTACGATTTTGAACGCACCCAAGAAGTGCTTGAAAAGGTTTTTGCTTTCTATACTAAACCACTTGGTGTGAAACTTCCTCCGTATTTCGACATGGTGCATTTCGAGCAAATGGCTGCGATTTTAAATCAATTTCCGTTAGATTTCGTAACTTGTATCAACAGCATTGGGAATGGATTATTCATCGATACCGATAGCGAAAGTGTTGTGATAAAACCAAAAGAAGGTTTTGGTGGCTTGGGTGGAGCTTATGTAAAACCTACGGCACTTGCCAATGTGCGCAAGTTTTATCAATTATTAAAACCTGAAATTGCCGTAATTGGTTGCGGTGGCGTGGAATCGGGAAAAGATGTTTTTGAGCATATTTTGTGCGGCGCTGCCATGGTACAAGTGGGAACCCAACTGATGAAAGAAGGCACACCTGTCTTTGATCGACTGTTAAGGGAGCTACAAGATATTATGCAAGCCAAGGGCTATAATAGCATTTCGGAATTTAAAGGAAATTTAAAAAGTTTATAA
- a CDS encoding DUF805 domain-containing protein, giving the protein MDLDGRMRRHVFFPIYISVILISLGLKMIDDTSSSLITLLIILLLLYIVKSISVILRLHDAGYSGLWWVYLSLIPEVLFIAILFFCYIFNVDVAGGLLIVLSLLLIVPPIFLLVLLVKPSERKDNKWGKY; this is encoded by the coding sequence ATGGATTTAGATGGTAGAATGCGCAGACATGTTTTTTTTCCAATATACATTTCTGTTATTTTGATAAGTTTAGGTTTGAAAATGATTGATGATACTTCTTCAAGTTTAATAACACTATTGATTATTTTATTGTTGTTGTATATAGTTAAATCAATAAGTGTTATTCTTAGATTACATGACGCTGGGTATAGTGGATTGTGGTGGGTTTATCTTTCTTTAATCCCCGAGGTTTTATTCATAGCTATTTTGTTCTTTTGTTATATTTTTAATGTTGATGTAGCAGGGGGACTTTTAATAGTTTTATCATTATTGTTGATAGTTCCACCTATCTTTCTCCTAGTTTTATTGGTTAAACCAAGTGAAAGAAAGGATAATAAATGGGGGAAATATTAG
- a CDS encoding DUF5977 domain-containing protein: MKLKVYFFSLIVLGILSLQAQIKVIQKPEESIWGENPFLDASGYTDFENNVGKGIYFPETDLTTWEFKLDNVNPGNFSTYFNGLLVFNKGTGQTISDPQKGGKQVNVVPGFYYFYNPKGVQNQSVAEGSWLPISTVANAAPGTGGNPGGGGAPSNPDARLTVESAGFDGVYVGGEATTSSNKVKFKLVNKSLFRINQVDLSKAVTVSNAKNSGGSTLGIAKGQNTSVSLNGGEERTLSWTFVGTPKAGELKAVFDIAGLHAEQSMTVVKGTATFTNPSITANVVSINSAGASVQGVIDNNSHRLAIEIPYTNGKGAYDAVSVTKASAKGQGGDINDLTLKIAEGSFSGSGNLTASIEVGGDGVYQVKQMPAGQSYTIATFPVSMGSSTFTVEVKGFGGYTSTQTQSFNKNFTRNNCSSGYYGTSVNYKKEATATAVSGISQADAEKKAREKALAEAKKLVSDGGQNHANQNGQCKKSSSSGGGGGTQPPRRFYYTIGVTCHANVVAQDGAWTMLHDSYSSSYSSSSADTFLQEGYSSNRADALRDGARRMRREYEREGYRFAYGDPNCSVTLYPSGGY, encoded by the coding sequence ATGAAATTAAAAGTATACTTTTTTAGTCTTATAGTGCTTGGGATATTGAGCCTTCAAGCACAGATAAAAGTGATTCAAAAGCCAGAAGAGTCCATTTGGGGTGAAAATCCTTTTTTAGATGCCTCAGGATATACTGATTTTGAAAATAATGTAGGTAAAGGGATTTATTTTCCAGAAACAGATTTAACGACTTGGGAGTTTAAACTGGATAATGTGAATCCTGGTAATTTTTCTACTTATTTTAATGGGCTGTTGGTTTTTAATAAAGGAACAGGGCAGACGATTTCAGACCCTCAAAAGGGAGGAAAGCAAGTGAATGTAGTGCCAGGTTTTTATTATTTTTATAATCCGAAAGGTGTACAAAACCAAAGTGTAGCAGAAGGGAGTTGGCTTCCCATATCAACAGTTGCCAATGCTGCTCCAGGTACAGGAGGCAATCCAGGGGGTGGGGGGGCTCCAAGTAATCCTGATGCTAGACTAACTGTTGAGTCAGCAGGGTTTGATGGGGTTTATGTGGGTGGAGAAGCCACGACCTCTTCAAATAAAGTTAAGTTTAAATTGGTGAATAAAAGTCTGTTTAGAATAAATCAAGTAGATTTATCAAAGGCAGTAACTGTGAGTAATGCGAAAAATAGCGGAGGAAGTACTCTAGGAATAGCTAAAGGACAAAACACATCGGTGTCTTTGAATGGTGGAGAGGAAAGAACTTTGTCATGGACATTTGTGGGGACTCCGAAAGCAGGTGAATTGAAAGCTGTATTTGATATTGCAGGTTTGCATGCGGAACAAAGTATGACCGTTGTAAAAGGAACGGCTACTTTTACCAATCCAAGCATTACAGCGAATGTAGTTTCTATTAATTCTGCAGGGGCAAGTGTTCAAGGAGTAATAGATAATAACAGCCATCGTTTGGCCATAGAAATACCTTATACCAATGGAAAAGGAGCTTATGATGCTGTAAGTGTAACAAAAGCTTCTGCAAAAGGACAAGGAGGGGATATAAATGATTTAACACTAAAAATAGCAGAAGGCTCTTTTAGCGGTAGTGGTAATTTAACGGCAAGCATAGAAGTGGGAGGAGATGGAGTGTATCAAGTAAAACAAATGCCGGCAGGGCAATCGTATACTATCGCCACCTTCCCCGTAAGCATGGGGAGTTCTACCTTTACTGTAGAAGTAAAAGGTTTCGGAGGGTACACCTCAACACAAACTCAATCTTTTAATAAAAACTTTACAAGAAACAATTGTAGTAGTGGCTATTATGGAACCTCGGTAAACTATAAAAAAGAAGCGACAGCTACAGCAGTGAGTGGAATTAGCCAAGCAGATGCTGAAAAGAAAGCAAGAGAAAAAGCCTTAGCAGAAGCTAAGAAGTTAGTAAGTGATGGCGGACAAAATCATGCTAACCAAAATGGACAATGTAAAAAAAGTAGTAGCTCTGGAGGTGGTGGTGGAACACAACCTCCTAGGAGATTTTATTATACTATAGGTGTTACATGTCATGCAAATGTTGTAGCTCAAGATGGAGCTTGGACTATGTTGCACGATTCTTATAGCTCTTCATATTCTTCTTCAAGTGCAGACACATTTCTTCAGGAGGGGTATAGCAGTAATAGAGCGGATGCCTTGAGAGATGGAGCAAGAAGAATGAGAAGGGAATATGAAAGAGAGGGGTATAGATTTGCTTATGGAGACCCTAATTGTAGCGTAACTTTATATCCATCGGGAGGCTATTAA
- the pyrF gene encoding orotidine-5'-phosphate decarboxylase — MNTKEDFLLRAYELGIIKFGSFTLKSGIESPFYVDLRPLASSPQLLKTLSNNLLQLVDDRSLELICGVPYAALPMATTMSLESGIPLIIKRKENKGYGTKRMLEGVFNQGQNCLLVEDVITSGKSLIETIEEVEKEGLKVTDIVVVLDREQGGKKLLAEKGYRVQTLFTINEVIDILHKYHRLSDEQVASIKEFLNNPPEAPVKKRVRYEDKEISHPVGKKLIDIALRKKSNLIASADVTTTEELLNLAEKIGDKIVALKLHTDIITNFTREFVEEIKKLAREKDFVIFEDRKFADIGNTQDLQFRQGIYRIADWADMVTAHVIAGEKSLEVFGTTGVASIVEMSSAGTLTDNYYISKALNVSQKSAQVFAVVAQRQVPNDLLLLTPGVNLSVKGDNKGQQYNTPEKVFRDYHTDFMIVGRGIYKATEPEKVAEEYRQQGWAAYEASLK, encoded by the coding sequence ATGAACACAAAAGAGGATTTTTTACTTAGAGCCTACGAATTAGGCATCATTAAATTTGGGAGTTTTACACTGAAAAGCGGTATCGAATCGCCTTTTTATGTAGATCTGCGCCCGCTTGCATCGAGCCCACAGTTGTTAAAAACATTATCAAACAATCTTTTGCAATTGGTAGACGATCGCTCGCTGGAGCTCATCTGCGGGGTGCCTTATGCGGCACTTCCTATGGCGACTACCATGAGTTTGGAAAGTGGGATTCCGCTTATTATTAAACGAAAAGAAAACAAGGGCTACGGGACTAAACGCATGCTCGAAGGGGTGTTTAATCAAGGGCAAAATTGTCTTTTGGTAGAAGATGTGATCACTAGTGGTAAAAGTTTGATTGAAACCATAGAGGAGGTAGAAAAAGAAGGGCTAAAGGTTACTGATATTGTCGTGGTGCTAGATCGTGAACAAGGCGGTAAAAAACTTTTAGCTGAAAAAGGCTACCGTGTACAAACACTTTTCACCATCAACGAAGTAATAGATATTTTGCACAAATATCACCGCTTGAGCGATGAGCAAGTGGCAAGTATCAAAGAATTTTTGAACAATCCGCCAGAGGCTCCAGTCAAGAAGCGTGTGCGCTATGAGGATAAAGAAATCAGCCACCCAGTGGGGAAAAAGTTGATTGATATTGCACTTAGAAAAAAATCAAATTTGATTGCTTCTGCCGATGTTACTACCACCGAGGAGCTTTTAAACCTAGCTGAAAAAATCGGGGATAAAATCGTGGCTTTAAAACTCCACACCGATATTATCACGAATTTCACAAGAGAGTTTGTAGAGGAAATTAAAAAATTAGCCCGAGAAAAAGATTTTGTAATTTTTGAAGATAGAAAATTTGCCGACATCGGGAATACTCAAGATTTGCAGTTTAGACAAGGGATTTATCGCATTGCAGATTGGGCAGATATGGTAACGGCGCATGTGATTGCGGGCGAAAAAAGTTTGGAAGTTTTCGGTACTACGGGCGTGGCTTCTATTGTAGAAATGTCGTCTGCTGGTACCTTGACAGATAATTATTATATCTCTAAAGCCTTGAATGTTTCGCAAAAATCTGCACAAGTCTTTGCCGTAGTGGCACAACGCCAAGTGCCAAACGATTTATTATTGCTCACACCTGGAGTGAATTTAAGCGTAAAAGGCGATAACAAAGGGCAGCAATATAACACGCCAGAAAAAGTGTTCCGTGATTACCATACCGATTTTATGATTGTGGGACGCGGAATCTACAAAGCCACAGAACCAGAAAAAGTAGCCGAAGAATACAGACAGCAAGGCTGGGCGGCTTACGAAGCAAGTTTGAAATAA
- a CDS encoding HU family DNA-binding protein produces MPIKYKVIQKGQPGVAGGGEKKYYASANLVGEKTLAGLTKDIEKISTVSGADIRAVLYALVDVMQAALEEGNAVRLGELGSMRVNISSEGKAKEEEVTAASIKGAKVIFTPGKDLKKMLNNLTYEKL; encoded by the coding sequence ATGCCAATTAAGTACAAAGTAATTCAGAAAGGGCAACCCGGAGTTGCCGGTGGAGGAGAAAAGAAATATTATGCCTCTGCGAATTTAGTGGGCGAAAAGACGCTCGCAGGATTGACCAAAGACATTGAGAAAATTTCTACCGTAAGCGGTGCCGATATTCGTGCGGTGCTATATGCATTGGTAGATGTAATGCAAGCCGCGCTGGAGGAAGGTAATGCGGTACGCCTCGGTGAGTTAGGTAGTATGCGCGTGAACATCAGTAGTGAGGGGAAGGCGAAAGAGGAAGAAGTAACGGCGGCGAGTATCAAGGGTGCAAAAGTGATTTTTACGCCAGGTAAGGATTTGAAAAAAATGTTGAATAATCTAACCTACGAAAAGCTCTAA
- the radC gene encoding RadC family protein, translating to MKEEKRERLFETKPLNEWAEDDRPREKLMLKGKDALSDAELLAIIMGSGNREETAVDLAKRILQDHHHNWNELAKRSVSELKKYKGVGEAKAIGIVSALEIGRRRAKQTPVRRPQIKSSQSAYEYLRHELEDLHVEEFWVLFLNQSNRVIAAQKISEGGIVGALVDVRVLFKKAIEMYATAVIVAHNHPSGALHPSTEDLQITAKIKEAGNVLNIPMLDHLIIAQSGYYSFADDGQV from the coding sequence ATGAAGGAAGAGAAACGAGAAAGACTATTTGAGACAAAACCACTGAACGAATGGGCAGAAGATGATCGCCCGAGAGAAAAATTAATGCTAAAAGGCAAAGACGCTTTGTCTGATGCCGAGCTTTTGGCAATCATTATGGGCAGTGGCAATCGAGAAGAAACCGCAGTGGATTTAGCCAAGCGAATACTACAAGATCATCATCACAATTGGAACGAGCTCGCCAAGCGTTCGGTTTCTGAGCTTAAAAAATACAAAGGAGTGGGAGAAGCCAAGGCAATTGGGATCGTTTCGGCACTTGAAATCGGTAGGCGACGAGCCAAGCAAACCCCCGTGCGTCGCCCACAAATCAAATCCAGCCAATCTGCTTATGAATATTTGAGGCACGAGCTAGAGGATTTGCATGTAGAAGAATTTTGGGTATTATTTTTAAACCAATCCAATCGAGTGATTGCCGCACAAAAAATCAGCGAAGGGGGCATTGTGGGAGCTTTGGTAGATGTGCGTGTGCTGTTCAAAAAAGCCATCGAAATGTATGCTACCGCCGTTATAGTGGCACATAATCACCCAAGCGGAGCACTCCATCCAAGTACAGAAGATTTGCAAATAACTGCTAAAATTAAAGAAGCAGGAAATGTGCTAAATATTCCGATGCTTGATCATTTAATTATAGCTCAATCAGGATATTATAGCTTTGCAGATGATGGGCAGGTGTGA
- the rpsA gene encoding 30S ribosomal protein S1, with the protein MSEETKNKLQAEQNLLNANISPEDFDWEAFESGLNEEDRKEKAELEEMYENTLEELDENVVFKGKVVRITDKEAIVDIDFKSEGVISLNEFRYNPDLKVGDEVEVMVDQREDKNGQLQLSHRKARTLNAWARVNEANETGEIVTGNIKARTKGGMIVDVFGLEAFLPGSQIDVKPIRDYEQFVGKSMEFKVVKINPEFKNVVVSHKALIEADIEEQKKEIIGQLEKGQVLEGVVKNITSYGVFVDLGGVDGLIHITDLSWSRINHPNEVVEVDDQINVVILDFDEDKTRIQLGVKQLEPHPWEALDQNVQVGDKIKGKVVVLADYGAFVEVAPGIEGLIHVSEMSWSTHLRSAQDFVQVGDDVEAVVLSIDREDRKMSLGMKQLTPDPWTDITAKYPVGSKHVGTVRNFTNFGVFVELEEGVDGLIYISDLSWTEKIKHPSEFCSVGDKLDVVVLELDVEARRLSLGHKQLENNPWDEYETKYAVGTEHTGVAFNVFDKGAKVEFEDKDIEAFAPARTLDKEDGTRVAQGESINFKVIEFNKEFRRIVVSHTATYRDEEMKQVKKQLESQNTQERATLGDLDELAALKERMENGK; encoded by the coding sequence ATGTCTGAAGAGACTAAAAACAAATTACAGGCGGAACAAAACTTGTTAAACGCCAACATTTCACCAGAAGATTTCGATTGGGAAGCCTTTGAAAGCGGTTTGAACGAAGAAGATCGCAAAGAAAAAGCTGAATTGGAGGAAATGTATGAAAACACCCTTGAAGAACTAGACGAAAATGTTGTGTTCAAAGGGAAAGTAGTGCGCATTACCGACAAAGAAGCAATCGTAGACATCGATTTCAAATCTGAAGGTGTTATTTCTTTGAACGAATTCCGTTACAACCCAGATCTTAAAGTAGGCGATGAGGTAGAGGTAATGGTAGACCAAAGAGAAGACAAAAACGGGCAATTGCAACTTTCTCACAGAAAAGCAAGAACCCTTAACGCTTGGGCTCGTGTGAACGAAGCCAACGAAACTGGCGAAATCGTAACGGGTAACATCAAAGCAAGAACCAAAGGTGGTATGATTGTAGATGTTTTCGGTTTAGAAGCATTCTTGCCAGGATCTCAAATCGATGTGAAGCCAATCCGTGACTACGAGCAATTTGTAGGAAAATCAATGGAATTTAAAGTAGTGAAAATTAACCCAGAATTTAAAAATGTGGTAGTTTCTCACAAAGCCTTGATCGAGGCAGATATCGAAGAACAGAAAAAAGAAATCATTGGTCAGTTAGAAAAAGGTCAAGTATTAGAAGGTGTGGTTAAAAACATCACTTCTTATGGTGTATTCGTAGACTTAGGAGGTGTTGATGGATTAATCCACATTACAGATCTTTCTTGGAGCCGTATCAACCACCCGAACGAAGTGGTAGAGGTAGACGACCAAATCAATGTTGTAATCTTAGATTTCGACGAAGATAAAACAAGAATCCAATTAGGTGTTAAGCAATTAGAGCCACACCCATGGGAAGCTTTAGATCAAAATGTACAGGTAGGAGACAAAATCAAAGGTAAAGTAGTTGTATTAGCAGACTACGGTGCGTTTGTAGAAGTAGCTCCTGGTATCGAGGGGCTTATCCACGTGTCAGAAATGTCTTGGAGCACTCACTTGCGTTCAGCACAAGATTTTGTACAAGTAGGTGATGATGTAGAGGCTGTAGTATTGAGCATCGACCGCGAAGACAGAAAAATGTCTCTTGGTATGAAACAACTTACTCCAGATCCATGGACAGACATTACTGCTAAATACCCAGTAGGTTCTAAACATGTAGGTACTGTTCGCAACTTCACAAACTTCGGTGTATTTGTAGAATTAGAAGAAGGAGTAGACGGATTAATCTACATTTCTGATCTTTCTTGGACAGAAAAAATCAAACATCCATCTGAATTCTGCAGCGTAGGAGATAAGTTAGATGTTGTAGTTCTAGAACTAGATGTAGAAGCTCGTAGATTGAGCTTAGGACACAAGCAATTAGAAAACAACCCTTGGGATGAGTACGAAACTAAATATGCAGTAGGTACTGAGCACACAGGAGTTGCATTCAATGTATTTGACAAAGGAGCAAAAGTAGAATTCGAAGATAAAGATATCGAGGCGTTTGCACCAGCAAGAACACTTGACAAAGAAGACGGAACTCGCGTAGCACAAGGAGAATCAATCAACTTTAAAGTAATTGAATTCAACAAAGAATTCAGAAGAATCGTTGTTTCTCACACAGCTACTTACAGAGACGAAGAAATGAAACAAGTGAAAAAACAACTAGAAAGCCAAAATACGCAAGAAAGAGCTACACTTGGTGATCTAGATGAGCTTGCAGCATTGAAAGAAAGAATGGAAAACGGAAAGTAA
- the mtgA gene encoding monofunctional biosynthetic peptidoglycan transglycosylase: MKKILKILIFLLLIPWVYALILIFINPPITITQLSNLSYGFSRTQLAYDEIPASAKWAVIAAEDQNFAIHNGFDFKEIKTAYEKNKAGKKLRGGSTLSQQTAKNVFLWQGRTWIRKGLETYCTFIIETLWSKERILQVYLNNAEMGKGVYGIEAAAQYYFKKNASQLTPTETARIIACLPNPKKYNVNPPSAYISKRGQWILRQVRNLKGDRALSEIVNTP, translated from the coding sequence ATGAAAAAAATACTAAAAATACTCATTTTTCTACTGCTCATTCCTTGGGTTTATGCCCTGATTTTAATCTTTATAAATCCACCTATCACCATTACACAGCTGAGCAATTTATCTTATGGTTTCTCCAGAACACAGCTCGCTTATGATGAAATTCCGGCTAGTGCTAAATGGGCTGTAATTGCAGCAGAAGACCAGAATTTTGCCATTCATAATGGCTTTGATTTTAAAGAAATTAAAACCGCCTACGAGAAAAACAAAGCGGGCAAGAAATTGCGTGGCGGGAGCACCCTTTCGCAACAAACTGCCAAAAATGTATTTTTGTGGCAAGGGCGCACTTGGATTAGAAAAGGATTGGAAACCTACTGCACCTTTATCATCGAAACGCTGTGGAGCAAGGAGCGTATTTTGCAAGTTTACCTCAACAATGCCGAAATGGGCAAAGGCGTTTATGGCATAGAGGCAGCGGCGCAATATTATTTTAAGAAAAACGCCTCACAGCTCACGCCTACCGAGACGGCACGCATCATTGCCTGCCTGCCCAATCCCAAAAAATACAATGTAAACCCGCCAAGTGCCTACATCTCAAAACGCGGACAATGGATTCTGCGCCAAGTGCGAAACTTGAAAGGCGATAGGGCTCTGAGCGAGATTGTGAACACGCCCTAA